In Primulina huaijiensis isolate GDHJ02 chromosome 4, ASM1229523v2, whole genome shotgun sequence, a genomic segment contains:
- the LOC140975152 gene encoding maltose excess protein 1-like, chloroplastic gives MSMAVSLRPLCKVPLLACLPSNRCSFSCYPRSLDFGRHHQPQIRQVIDGKFKLKEAPLYSRPVSSHHLEPVLALNKDHQHPSDEEPVNLKRGESFEQWDSVTGKFAGVANLPFLLLQLPQIILNSRNLLGGNKSALLAVPWLGMLTGMLGNLSLLSYFIKKRETGAVVVQALGVISTYVVILQLALAEAMPISYFIGISIVVASGLFLNFMKYFDLLKSEIWLFWEEFITIGGLSVLPQVMWSTFVPFVPNSILPGVISFVAAIIVVLMARMGKLPEKGVKILGSLSGWTATLLFMWMPVAQMWTNILNPDNIKGLSAITMLLAMIGNGLLLPRALFIRDLMWFTGSGWGCVFYGWGNLLCLYCLNSTSREFFVAATLAFFAWIGHTFWKDSQVYGLRSPFSSFKELVFGP, from the exons ATG TCAATGGCGGTTTCATTACGGCCCTTGTGTAAGGTACCTCTGTTAGCTTGTCTACCATCAAACAGGTGTTCCTTTAGTTGCTATCCTCGAAGTTTAGATTTCGGTCGTCATCATCAACCACAAATACGACAAGTCATCGATGGGAAGTTTAAGCTGAAAGAGGCACCATTATATAGCCGTCCAGTCAGCTCTCACCATCTCGAACCAGTGCTTGCGCTTAACAAGGACCATCAGCATCCCTCCGATGAG GAACCAGTGAATTTGAAAAGAGGCGAGAGCTTTGAGCAATGGGATTCAGTCACGGGTAAATTTGCAGGAGTTGCAAATCTACCTTTTTTACTGCTGCAACTTCCCCAGATCATACTAAATTCCAGGAATCTTCTGGGAGGAAACAAGTCAGCACTCCTGGCTGTCCCATGGCTT gGTATGCTGACTGGAATGCTTGGGAATCTTTCATTGCTGTCATACTTCATTAAGAAGAGGGAGACTGGAGCAGTGGTGGTGCAAGCATTAGGAGTGATATCAACTTATGTCGTGATTTTGCAGCTGGCATTGGCTGAAGCTATGCCTATATCTTATTTTATTGGCATTTCGATTGTGGTTGCCTCTGGtctctttttaaattttatgaaatattttgatttactcaAATCAGAAATCTGGCTCTTTTGGGAAGAATTTATTACCATTGGTGGGCTCTCAGTTCTTCCCCAA GTGATGTGGTCAACCTTCGTCCCTTTTGTTCCCAACTCTATCCTTCCCGGGGTTATTTCATTCGTCGCCGCGATAATCGTTGTTCTTATG GCTCGGATGGGCAAACTCCCTGAGAAAGGTGTCAAAATTCTAGGATCATTATCTGGATGGACAGCCACACTTCTTTTCATGTGGATGCCCGTTGCGCAGATG TGGACGAATATTTTGAATCCTGACAACATAAAAGGATTATCGGCTATTACAATGTTGCTGGCCATGATTGGCAATGGACTTTTGCTCCCACGGGCCCTGTTTATTCGTGACTTAATGTG GTTCACTGGCTCTGGCTGGGGATGTGTGTTTTATGGATGGGGAAACCTTCTATGCTTGTACTG CTTAAACAGTACAAGCAGGGAGTTCTTCGTGGCTGCGACACTTGCGTTTTTTGCCTGGATAG
- the LOC140975157 gene encoding uncharacterized protein, whose translation MSSISNFPYFPISPPPPLHPVAPTPPSPPHVVPPPPPPHVIPPPPPHVVPPPPQPSPDNGQTIIIVVFVSLGCIFFLAFCLLALWCFMKKRKKTTIQETDMVRTDEHLKIKEAIVEGPNGTQAIVLSIEDDKHVEEEIVKTEKFQLGKKMATKSWELDNDIEGGESSSNVSVLHNHQNLGQRH comes from the coding sequence ATGTCCTCCATTTCCAATTTCCCCTACTTCCCCATCTCACCGCCCCCGCCCCTCCACCCCGTCGCCCCGACGCCACCATCACCACCCCATGTCGtcccaccaccacctccaccccATGTtataccaccaccaccaccccaTGTCGTCCCACCCCCACCTCAACCGTCTCCTGATAACGGCCAGACGATCATTATAGTCGTGTTCGTATCATTAGGATGTATCTTCTTCCTTGCTTTCTGCTTGCTAGCCCTATGGTGTTTcatgaagaagaggaagaagacgACGATTCAAGAAACCGATATGGTACGTACCGACGAGCATTTGAAGATAAAGGAAGCCATTGTGGAGGGACCTAATGGAACACAAGCAATTGTTTTGTCCATTGAAGATGATAAGcatgttgaggaagaaattgtGAAGACTGAAAAGTTCCAATTAGGGAAGAAAATGGCTACAAAATCTTGGGAACTTGATAATGATATTGAAGGTGGAGAATCGTCTTCTAATGTTAGTGTTCTCCACAATCACCAAAATCTTGGACAAAGGCATTGA